The Myroides fluvii region AACACATTTGTTAAATGGCAATAGAAATATGAGTAGCGACATGTTAGATAGGATATTTACATATTTTCCAGATCTGAATGCACGATGGTTCGTGTCAGGTAAGGGACCCATGGAATACACTGTTTCTTCCTATTTCATTGATCAAGAGAAAGAATACCCAGTAGTAAAGGAAGAACCGATGTATGATAGAGATCAATTACTTCGAGAGTTTATTGAAGATGAGGATGTATTGAATGCGGTTCGCAATCTATTGGACAAAGCTTTGGAGCAAAATGTGAAACAGATTGAAAACAAGGAATAGGTAATGAGTGTAGGTAATCGATTAAGAGAATATCTAAAGCTTCAGAAAGTAAGTCGCAAAGATTTTGCAGAAGCGATTGGAGTCAATTACAATTCACTTTCTCGCATGTTAACCGAGGGAAGATTCATGCAAAGTGATACGATAGAAAAAGCACTGAAGTATTTTCCCAACTTAAATGCGCGTTGGTTAATCACCGGTGAAGGATCACCGGAACTCAAGATATTGGATGCGGCATCCATTACCAATGAATTATTGGCAAGTGCTGTAGTTAAGCAGCATTTGGAAGAAATCGTTAAGCGAAAATTGGAAGAATAAAATCCCAAACGTACCAATCACTTACCAATAGGAAAAGTAAACGTCTGATTTATAAGAATGTAAATAGGATGGGCAACCCCTCCCGCGGACGCAAAAAAAAGCACTTAGGGTCTTCCTAAGTGCTTTTTTTTATGAAAAAAACGTTTTTTATGCTATTTTTTCTAAAAAGTGATAAAAATCATGTTTTATGCATGCATAGTATCATACTTTTGATGTGTAATAAAATAAAGCTATAAAGAGAAATTACGTTTCTTGTTATCTTTTGTGTAAATATTGTTTTAGTGTCTTAATCGAAATGGTTTACAGAAGATAGGGAGAAATGCTATGAAAAAGAAAAAGATATTTTGTAGTTTGTGAGTTTGGCTACAGAATAGCATATTGTTGTTTGAAAAAAAGCACTAATCGCTAGTTAGTGCTTTTTTATTTTTATTATCTCTGGTATTTGCAACAACCGTGTAAATCATTATAAGCTTCATCCGTTGCTTTTACTGCATCTGTATCATGACCTGCTTTAGCAATAGCCTCTTGGATTTCTTTTCCCGTTGTTTTCTTTGGATTTAAGTATACGGTCAATTGTTGGTCGGCAATAGACCAATCAACAGAGCGAACCCCTTTTACGTCCAAAGCAGCTTTTTCAATGCGCTTTTTGCACATTTCGCACAGACCTTTTACGCCAATTACTTGCTTTGGCTGCTCTTTTTCTTGTGCAGATACCGCTGCAGTTGTAAGTAGGACTAATCCTAAAGTTAAAAATAATTTTTTCATATAGTAAAGAGTTTGAGTTAATTAATCAAGTTTGAATCGCAATCCCGCATAATACATCGATCCTGTAATTGGCGCATAAACCATGGAGGTATCAAAATCAGTATCAAAAGGGTTACTTGCGCTAACAATAGGATTGCGTTGTTTGTAGTTGCCCATATTTTCACCACCGACATAAAATTCAAATCGAGGAGAAAATACTTTGGTAATCTGAAAATTCATCAAGGAATAGGGATTAGAGGAAGATTTTAGTTGGTTCACTTCTGCATATTGTTCCGTAGTGGTGATGCGTTGTTTCCCCAACCAATTATACGTAAAATCAAATTTCCAATGCGCACCATTGTCCTTTTCATTGGTAGTGAATTCTAAATTTGCAAAGAAACGGTGTTTGGGTTGATACGCTTTTTCAAATGTACCCGTCTTTTGATCTGTGGCAATGTCGTAATATTTATAAGCAGAACGCAAATTTAAGTTGCGCGCTAGGTTATAGTTTACTTCCAATTGAAAGCTATTCGCATAAGATTTGCCATCTAAGTTGTAGAATAATAATTGATGTGCATTATAATCGGCATCTACGACAATTTGATTTTCGAAGTCTGTGCGATAAAAATCGAGGGTTACATCCCCTTTTCGACCGATAAAATGGAAGTTTTGCGTAAAGCTCAACCCGTAGTTCCAGGCAATTTCAGGATCTAAATCGTAGATCTTGCCGTTGTTCCCTTCAAGCTGAAAGTAGCGATTGGTAGCGAAGAAAATCTGATTTTCCGCAAATACATTGGCTAAGCGTTTTCCTCTACCTACAGAAGCGCGTAAAACCCCATTCTCCCACGGATTATAACGCAAATGCAAGCGAGGCGTCGCAAACAATCCCATGCGGTTGTGATAGTCTACTCGCATACCGGCAACTACGCTAAAATCCGTTGTATTGTCGTAGGTATATTCATAAAATGCTCCTAAAGCATTGTCCGTTCTATTGAAATTCCCATCGATACCAGGAACGAATACTTGTTCGGTATACTGATCTAACGTAAAGCTAAGTCCTGTTGTAAATTTGTGAAGTGTATTGCTGATAATCGAATTAAAAACTAGATTAGAGTACAAGCTATTTTGCTTGATATCATACAAGTTTAACCCAAAATAAGAGTCCTGTTTGTGGTAGTTGTAGGCCACTTGCAATCCTGCGCTTTGAAAAGGCAAATCAGGAAATACATAACCTATCTTAGTGGATAAATCGATTTTTTCCGTGTTGATTTCAGATCCCCAAAGAACTGTTGAACCCTTGTCCTTCTTTTTGTCAAAGTCAACTTGCCCAGCTACTTTATTGTCTTTCATATAACGGGCTGTGATAAAACTCACTACGCCTTTTTCTGGATTGATGTATTGCCAGCGATTCATCACGTTGATCTGTTCTCCTTTCGGCATATCCAAGAAACCGTCGTGATTTTTATCGTGATCTCCAGTTCTTACGTTTCCGTGGATGAATAGAGAAGAACTCCATTTGTCGTTTAAACGGTAATTGCCGTGAATATTCGCCTCAAAACGCTCGTCATTAGAACCGTATAGATTTAAATAGAACGGACGATCCGTGGCGGGTTTTATCAATTCTGTATTCAATTGGCCCGAAATACTTTCATAACCATTGATTACTGTTCCAGCTCCTTTGGTGACTTGAATACTTTCTACCCAGGTTCCTGGTGTAAAAGTCAATCCGTAAATTTGAGAAGCCCCTCGAACAGAGGGAATGTTCTCTTCTGCAATGAGAATATACGGACTGGTTAATCCCAACATTTTAATTTGTTTGGTTCCCGTTATGGCATCCGTATAGTTAACATCAATAGAAGGGTTGGTTTCAAAAGCCTCTGAAATGTTACAACAAGCGGCTTTTAATAATTCTCCGCTATTCATCGTGAAGCTATTGGTCGTTCCTTTGATGGAACGTGTCGTGTTGCGCTGTTTGGTTTTGATGATTACTTCATCTAGCGATTCCTCGGGTTGTAAAATAAGGTGATAAGATTGTCCTTCTTGGGGAGTTAGCGTTTGCGTTTTATACCCAATATACGAAATGGTCAAGGGCGCTTTCTCAATAAAGGTTAAGGTGAATTTCCCTTGCATATCCGTAGCAACACCAATCGATTGATGGGCATAAAAAACGGAAGCTCCAATAATAGGGGTATGTGTTTCATCAACGATTTGTCCTGTAATCGTCTGTTGTGCATATAGCGAAGTACCCGCTGTTAATACAACAAGGGTAACTAAATGTTTGATCATTTTTTACGTGTAATTGTTAATACATAATAAAGAAGTTGGACTTAAAAAAATAAGTCAAACGAAAAATGTAGGGATAATAACTATGCGTAAAGTACTAAGCGACAATATAATTGATAGAGTGGAGGAGCGTGAGCCTCCATATAGTATGCTAAAGTTTCTTGTTGCTGAACAGGAAAATCAACGGGGTAGTTTGAATAAGTGGTCCAAGCGTAATCAGGAAGAATAAAATCAAAATAGTGAGCATATACATGCTGAATATTGTGATCCGAAGGATTGGACTTAATCAATTCATCTTGACAACACTTTTTGTCGGCGAATTTTTTGACCGGTTTTTCAACGGCAACCTTGGTTGAACAACAAGCTTTTTCTTGTTGTTTTTCTATTTCCATTTCCATTTCCATTTCCATGGAACAGCCCTTTTCTTGGTGCGTATGGGTATAACGCAACGGACTGTAATGTGCTTCGCCTTGACAATAATGTACGCTCATGGACCATCCTATGTTTGAAAATAGGAAAATCAACAAAAACCAGATACTGACAAGTCTTTTCTTTAGCATGGAACAAAAATAAGAAAAAAAGCAGGATTTCAATAGAGTAGAACGTTTTTTGTTCAATTTTTAGGGGCGAAAAAAGAAAAAATGACTACAACAGAAATTGTACCTTTGATTGAATAAAACAGTAGAACATGCAGACGTTATATTCAACGCTTTTAGAAGAAGCGAAGCACATGATAGCAGGACAAGCTAGTGTGACAGAAAAGTTACAAGCCATTTGCAACTTATTAGAAAATAAAGTGCCTCATTACGATTGGGTGGGATTTTATTTTGCTGAACCAGAAAAACGCTTGTTGCATTTAGGGCCGTATACAGGAGAGGCTACCGATCATACCGTTATTCCATTTGGCAAGGGCATTTGCGGGCAAGTAGCAGAAAGCAATCAAACGTTTTTAGTGGAGGATGTGAGCGCACAAGGTAATTATATCGCTTGCAGCATGACGGTGAAATCAGAAATTGTCGTGCCTTTATTTGTGGAAGGAAAAAATATTGGACAAATTGATATCGATTCACATACGCTAAATGCCTTTACCCAAGAGGAT contains the following coding sequences:
- a CDS encoding HYC_CC_PP family protein, which gives rise to MLKKRLVSIWFLLIFLFSNIGWSMSVHYCQGEAHYSPLRYTHTHQEKGCSMEMEMEMEIEKQQEKACCSTKVAVEKPVKKFADKKCCQDELIKSNPSDHNIQHVYAHYFDFILPDYAWTTYSNYPVDFPVQQQETLAYYMEAHAPPLYQLYCRLVLYA
- a CDS encoding helix-turn-helix domain-containing protein, coding for MEVIGLRLKKYLEYKDVKRADFAEEVNMSYASLTHLLNGNRNMSSDMLDRIFTYFPDLNARWFVSGKGPMEYTVSSYFIDQEKEYPVVKEEPMYDRDQLLREFIEDEDVLNAVRNLLDKALEQNVKQIENKE
- a CDS encoding helix-turn-helix domain-containing protein, with amino-acid sequence MSVGNRLREYLKLQKVSRKDFAEAIGVNYNSLSRMLTEGRFMQSDTIEKALKYFPNLNARWLITGEGSPELKILDAASITNELLASAVVKQHLEEIVKRKLEE
- a CDS encoding TonB-dependent receptor plug domain-containing protein, which translates into the protein MIKHLVTLVVLTAGTSLYAQQTITGQIVDETHTPIIGASVFYAHQSIGVATDMQGKFTLTFIEKAPLTISYIGYKTQTLTPQEGQSYHLILQPEESLDEVIIKTKQRNTTRSIKGTTNSFTMNSGELLKAACCNISEAFETNPSIDVNYTDAITGTKQIKMLGLTSPYILIAEENIPSVRGASQIYGLTFTPGTWVESIQVTKGAGTVINGYESISGQLNTELIKPATDRPFYLNLYGSNDERFEANIHGNYRLNDKWSSSLFIHGNVRTGDHDKNHDGFLDMPKGEQINVMNRWQYINPEKGVVSFITARYMKDNKVAGQVDFDKKKDKGSTVLWGSEINTEKIDLSTKIGYVFPDLPFQSAGLQVAYNYHKQDSYFGLNLYDIKQNSLYSNLVFNSIISNTLHKFTTGLSFTLDQYTEQVFVPGIDGNFNRTDNALGAFYEYTYDNTTDFSVVAGMRVDYHNRMGLFATPRLHLRYNPWENGVLRASVGRGKRLANVFAENQIFFATNRYFQLEGNNGKIYDLDPEIAWNYGLSFTQNFHFIGRKGDVTLDFYRTDFENQIVVDADYNAHQLLFYNLDGKSYANSFQLEVNYNLARNLNLRSAYKYYDIATDQKTGTFEKAYQPKHRFFANLEFTTNEKDNGAHWKFDFTYNWLGKQRITTTEQYAEVNQLKSSSNPYSLMNFQITKVFSPRFEFYVGGENMGNYKQRNPIVSASNPFDTDFDTSMVYAPITGSMYYAGLRFKLD
- a CDS encoding GAF domain-containing protein; translation: MQTLYSTLLEEAKHMIAGQASVTEKLQAICNLLENKVPHYDWVGFYFAEPEKRLLHLGPYTGEATDHTVIPFGKGICGQVAESNQTFLVEDVSAQGNYIACSMTVKSEIVVPLFVEGKNIGQIDIDSHTLNAFTQEDQDFLETLNEQVALLYL
- a CDS encoding heavy-metal-associated domain-containing protein encodes the protein MKKLFLTLGLVLLTTAAVSAQEKEQPKQVIGVKGLCEMCKKRIEKAALDVKGVRSVDWSIADQQLTVYLNPKKTTGKEIQEAIAKAGHDTDAVKATDEAYNDLHGCCKYQR